The sequence below is a genomic window from Clostridium putrefaciens.
AGCCATAAGCTTATTTACCTTAATAGCTGTGTTTGTAAGGTCATGGTTTGCTTCATTAAATCTCTCTCTTTCATGATCATTACGGTTAAAAGCACGTATTACTCTAATACCTGTAAGCCCTTCACGTAGCACTAAATTTAGCTTATCAAGTTTTATTTGCATTGATTTAAAAAGTGGTAGTCCTTTTCTTGCTATAATAGCTATAACTCCAATTAATACTGGAATAACTACTACAATAATAATAGAAAGCTTGCTATCCTTTGAAACCGCCATAATAATACCACCAATACACATCATAGGTGCACTTATCATCATACGCATAATAATTACAATAACCTGTTGAACTTGAGTAATATCATTAGTGGTTCTAGTAATAAGCGATGATGTTCCAAGCTTATCGAAATCTTCTATAGAAAAACCTTCTACCTTAGTAAAAAGTCCTTTTCTAAGATTTCTACCAAATCCTGTAGCAACCTTTGACGATAAAAAACTTGCAGTAATGGTACATATAGTTCCACCTAGTGCAACTAATATCATAAACCCGCCTATTTTTAATATATAGTCTGTATCTCCGTTTACTATCCCATTGTTTACTATATCCGACATTAATGTAGGTAAATATAACTCAGAAAGGGATTGGAAAAACACCAATATAAGTACAAAAATTATAGGTACCTTAAAGGGTTTTAAATTCTTAAACAATTTAATCATAAATAATCATCTCCACCAATTTAATTTTTATATTACTCGCACTTAGCCTTTTTATCACAAACGTCCATAAGATTATCCCTTACTTGTATTAATAAACGTCTTAGTAGCACCTGCTCTTCTTCTGTGAAATTATTAAAACATTCCTTATCTATGACTTTCATAACTTCATGAACATCTTTCCAGGCTTCTTGCCCTTTCTCAGTTATATATACCCTTGATATTCTTTGATCTAAGGAATCTTGACGGCGTTCCACAAGTTTAGCTTTTTCCATTCTCTTAAGCATTACAGTAATGGTTGCAGGTTTAATATTAAGTTTGCTCGCTAATTCTTTTTGACTTTGCCCATCCTCCTTTGATAACGCTAATAGCATTGGTGGTTGACCAGGATAAACTCCAATTTCATCAAGCAACATATGTGTACGATGATAATGAACTCTTATCACCTGGTAAAATATATGATATAAAGAATTGTGATTATAACTATCCATTTAGATCCTCCTAACTAGTTAGTCGACTAACTATAATAAATATTATCACCTATATATATATTAGTCAATAATCTTTTCCCTATAAAGTTTTTAACAAGTTATTAACATTAATAACTTGTTGTATCGTATACGTAACCATGCCATTACCAATTCTTTATACCTCACTTAATTTAAAGATTTTAAAATAAAAAGAGAAAAGCCTAAACTCTTCTCTTAACTCTCTATTGTAATTTTATTAAATACTTATCTTAAATCCCTCGCCTATAGCCTCATGAACACTTCTAACTATTATAAAAGCTTCCTTATCTATTCCTTTAATATACTTATTTAACTTTATAACTTCTCTTCTATCTAGAACTGTAGTTATAACCTCTTTTGTTTGTTCTGTATATCCGCCATTAGCAAGATATATTGTAACACCTCTTCCTAGCCCATCCATAATATACTTTTTGACTTTATCCCCATTTGAACTTATAACAACAACTTCTTTACATATATCAAAGCCTTCAATTACCGAGTCAATTACAAAACTATTTATAATAACTCCAAGTAAAGCATACATACCAATTCTTAAACCAAAAGTAGCTCCAGCCATAATGGTTATTGTAAAATCTGACATCAATAAAGCCAATCCCATATTAATGTTAAAAATCTTATTTATTATCTTAGCAATTATATCAGTGCCACCAGTAGATGCATTTTGATAAAATATGATCCCCATACCTATACCAGTCATTAATATACCAAATATCAACTCTATAATCATATCATTTACTAAAGACCCACTTAAAGGCCATATCCTTTCTAGTATCCATATCATGCCTGAAAGCTCTAAACTTGTATATATGGTTTTCGCTCCAAAAGCCTTTCCTATGATTAAGAATCCTACTGCAAACAATATTAGGTTCATTATCATCATTAGAGAACCAACAGGGAACTTGGGTAGATAATAATTAATTATTAAACCAAGTCCATTAACTCCCCCAGTAGCTAAGTTATTAGGCATAAGGAAAAAATACATACCTGATGCCACCATTAAATTACCTATAGTTATAAAAATTAATTCTTTTCCTTTCTCTCTCATAATATTCCCCCTATAATTTTATTATATAGCTGATCTCAAGAATCCATTTCCGTGAACATCTGCAGCTTCTGAAACTGAAATAAGAGCTGCCTCATCTATTTCTTCAACTAACTTTTGAACCATGTTTAGTTCATTTTCACTAACTACACAATATATTATCTTTCTCTTTACCCCTGTATATGCACCTTCACCATAAAGGAAGGTAGTACCTCTTCCTATCTTTTTAATTATACAGTCTGATACCTCTTCTTCTTTAGATGTAACTATTAATAATATCTTTTTCTTATTAAAACTATTTAAAACCTTATCTATAACAGTAGACTTTATATACATCAATAATAATGTATACATAGTTAATGTAAGATTTGTAACGAAGATACCCATCATTGCAATTACACCATTTAATGCAAAGTATAATGTAGACATCTTCATTCCATTTCTTCTTCTAAGTATTATAGCTACTATATCAGTCCCTCCTTGAGAGGCACCTTGTTTAAATATCATTCCCATTCCTATTCCGCTTATAACAGCCCCAGCTAAAGTTGATATAAAAATATCATCTATTTTAAGTATACTTACCATATCTTTTGTTAAAACTAAAAATATAGACATTGATACCATTCCAATAAAACTTAAAACTACAAACTCTCTATTTACTAACTTATATCCTATAATAAATACCGGTACATTAATGATAAAGACCCAATATCCTGAAGGTATGCTTGATACATACTGCAAGATAAGAGATATCCCCGCTACACCTCCACTTAAAAGCCTATGAGGTATTATAAACGCATTGATTGCAATGGAATAAAGCAAGCTTCCTATTAAGATGTTAATTATTTTCACATACCATTCCTTTTCCTTTTCCTTTTCTTTTCTGATTTCTCTGTGACTTTTAACTTTACTCATTTAGATATTCTCCCCACATATATTTTTTTATTAGGCTATAACATAAACAACTTCCATTATACTATCATCTACAAAAACACATAAACTGATATCTACACTTCATTACTAGCAATACTTAAATTTTAATACCTTTTACTTATATTAGTGATGATGCATACTGGACGATTCATAAATAAATAAAACCTCCGTAAAACGGAGGCATAAATTATTCGATTTATGAATCAATAAGCTCAATAATTACACAACAAAAAATCAGTACTATTAATACTTATCATTCATGGCTTTTCTTCCCTCCGAAGTTCCATATATTATCTTAGGCAGGTCTCCTGACTCACGGATCACCCTCCACCATCCTTCCCAGAGAAAAGGGTTTCTCCAGTGGATTTGGTTTTGTCGCCGTATACAGTAGCGGGGGCTGTAGTGGATCTTCACCACTTTCCCTATTAAACCTAAAAAAGTACCTAAAACAATTATTATTTTATTATGCTATGATTCAATTATATCAGTTATTTATGCTCTATTCAACAATTTAAAATGAATGAAATATTGAATGTTTATAGATTATTTAATATCCTATTAACCTCCAAGAGTTATATCTTGATCATCATACCAACTTATTGCATCATAAAAATGTTTTTCTTTAAAGTTAGGCCAATAATCTTCTACTATAAAAAAATCAGAGTAAATAGATTGCACAGGAAGAAATCCGCTTAATCTTCTTCGACCTCCCCACCTTATAATTAAATCTATTTTTGAAACATCAGAGGATTGAATCTGATTTGTAATGTTATTACTTGAACTCTTAGACCTTTTTAGATACTCAAGGTCCCACTTCCAACTATAATTAACAAGAAAATTAACTTTTATCCCTCCCTTTCCAAACGTCCTCCTTGTGGTATAAGGAAGCAGTTCTTTTGGAAACATTGGAGATTTAGTGTTTCCTACTACAATAAGCTCAGCATCTTCCTTTGAAAGTATGTCTACAGAATTAATACAAGCCTCTGTAAATGCCTTTATTTGTTCTCTTGGTCTTTTAGTATTATCTACTGTAAATCCGTAATATGTTATTTCTTTGATTCCTAATCTTTCGCATAACTTAAAAAGTAATAACCCAGGATCAATACCTGATTCATATCCACTTTCTTTAGATAATCCTTTATCAATAGCCCATCTCCTATTACCATCTGGAATTATTCCTATGTGATTTGGTACTCTCATTGCTTTCACCTCAAATGTTTCATATATTACATGAGTATAGATTAATAGTTATATCCTTATAATAAATACTCTGCTTTTTATATTATTAACATCCATAGAAAAAATAACCACATAAGTTGTGTAATATAAAATATTTTTATAATTTCATAATAAATATATTTTATTTAATATCTCTTAGGGAAATTCATTAATTTGTGTTATTATATAAAAGTCGTAAAATATTATCACCCTTATAAAAATACAAATATAAACATTTCTTACTATAATTAAATGTTATGATTTTTAAAACTGTGAATTTTATTGATATTTATCAACAATAATATATATTAAAATATGTAATTAAAAATGGTGGCTTCTTAAATGTTGTATGATCATAGTAATGATTGTTTAGTTTAAAATAAAATTACACAATATCATTTAATAGATTTAGCTCATTTAAAACTTAGAATACCCGCCTTTAAGGAGAAAAAATGTTATTTGAAAACTTAAATATTATAGACCCAATAAAAAAAGCTTTAAAACTTGAAGGGTATGAAAACCCAACACCTATACAAGAGCAGTCTATTCCACCTATACTTAATGGAAGAGACTTTCTAGGTTGTGCACAAACCGGTACTGGTAAAACAGCTGCTTTTGCTATACCTATACTTCAGCTTATGATTAACAAAGAAAATCCTAAGTCAAAATCAAACCATATTAAAGCACTTATACTTGCTCCCACTAGAGAGCTTGCTATACAAATTGGTGAAAGCTTTGACTCTTATGGAAAATACATAAATCTTAAAACCTTAGTTATCTTTGGTGGCGTATCTCAAAACCCACAAACTAATGCCTTAAAATCGGGTGTGGATATCTTAGTTGCAACGCCTGGAAGACTAATTGACCTAGTTAACCAAAAGTTTATTGATCTACATCGTGTAGAGTTCTTTGTCCTTGATGAGGCAGATTGCATGCTTGATATGGGTATGATACATGACGTAAAAAGGATCATAACAAAATTACCTGTAACTAGGCAAAATATGTTATTTTCAGCAACTATGCCAAATGAAATTAAAAAGTTAGTAGATTCCATCTTAAAAGATCCAGTTAGAGTTGCAGTAGCACCTGTTTCTTCTACTATTGACACTGTAGATCAATCAGTATACTTTGTTTCAAAAAAGAATAAAAGATCATTACTGATTCATTTATTAGAAGACAAATCTATTGTTTCTGCTCTAGTATTTTCAAGAACAAAGCACGGAGCAAATAAAATAACTGAAGACCTCGTTAAGTCCGGAATAAGCGCCCAGGCCATACACGGAAATAAATCACAATCCGCAAGACAGTTAGCTTTAAGCAATTTTAAAGAAGGCAAAACAAGAGTTTTAGTTGCAACAGATATAGCCGCAAGGGGTATTGATATAGACCATTTATCTCACGTAATTAACTTTGATTTAACTAATGTACCAGAAACTCATGTTCACAGAATCGGAAGAACTGGTAGAGCTGGCTTAAATGGAATAGCAATATCTTTTTGTGATGAGGAAGAATTTGCATACCTTAAGGATATAGAGCATCTTACATCAAAATCTATACCCGTTGTAGAAGATCATCCTTATGCTATAAGTATAACATCACCAATAATTAATAACGACATTAAAAAGAAGACCTCTAGCAATAGGCCTTCCACTAAAAAATCTAATTCAAATAATAACTTTAGAAAAAACACAAGAAAACCAAAGCCTAAGAGGATTTAGTTTTCTTTTAAATATTTATCATAAAAATAAAGAGCGACATTTGTTGCTCTTTATTTTTCATTTACATAAATACTAATATATACATTCTAATATCTTATCAATTAATATAAATTTATAAAATTCATATACAACAATTATTATTTTGAGTTATAATACACATGATAAGTATTATCATTTAATCTTCAATATTAATTATTGAAAATTAAAAGTAATCAATAGCCTTTCAATTATTAGGCTTTATTAAAATAAAAAAGGAGAGATTCCATGCTTATATTTTTAACTATAGCTTTTGCTTTATTGTATTCTTCTTTAATTGAATATTGTCTTCATAGATTTGCACTTCATCATTCACCAAAACAAAGACACATAGTAAATCACCATCAAAAGTTTCACGGAAGTAAAACTTATCAAAGCAAATATATAACACCTAAGGATGTAATTTCAAACAAAAAATACATCTTTAGTAACATACTTCCCTCTATACCTTTCTCATTAATTCTATTTACAATAAACCAAGGTTTGGGATTATTATTTATTATTACTAGCATTTCTTATACACTTTGGGTAGAATATGTTCATTACTTCTTTCATAAAGGTGGAAATAGTTTATTAGAACATCTTAAATTCTTCCAAACCTTAAAGGAACATCACAGAATTCACCACTGTATTTATAATACAAACTACGGTATAGCATCAAGACTTTGGGATAAAGTTTTTAAAACTAAGAAATAACATTATATTAATATTATTCATCTAATTATATTTTAACTTCTTAGTTAAAATGTAATTAGATTTCATATATATCTTCTGCTATGTCATCTAACGCTTGTCTATTCAATATTATTATAGAACTCTTCTGCTTTTTTATTATATTTTGATCTTCAAGTTTATGAATAACCCTAATTAAATGTCTATAACTAGCTCCTAAAAGTTCTGCTATTTCTATAAGCTTATCTGTATAAATCTCATGAACCTTTGAATAATCCTTATTTTCAGGGGTAGTGGCTAAAAGATAACTTGCAAATCTACTTTCTAAAGGATATAAGAGATTTATAGCACTATGTTTAGATATACTACTTAATTTGTTTCCAAGCTCTTTACATATATATCTTAAAAATTTACAGTCATCTATAGCATACTTTCTTATACTTTCCATAGTTATACCTATACATAAACATTCTTCTATTGCTTGGATATTAGAATCAGCTTTATATTTATCAATAAACTCTACATCACCTACTATTATTAGAGGTTTATAAAACTTCAACAATAGGCTCTTTCCATTTTTAAGAAGATTATATACCTTAGTCTTTCCCTTAACCAAAAAATAAAAATAAGTCATATCATCGCCAGCCTTATAAATATATTCATTTTTTTCAAATGAGATTAAATCCATATAAGGCATCATATCTTTTTGAAATATATCATTTATATTATATCTTTGTACATAATAATTAAGCTTGTACTTATCATTTATTTTAACCATACTAAAATCACCCCTATATTCCTATATTTACATACTTATATATTCATATACTTTAATTATAGTATATATTTTATATATTTTGTGACATATGTCATATTGGTTTTTCATTGTTCTATGATATAAATTAGTTAAAAGTATTAAAGATGGGAGATTAAATATGAATAGTCTATTAGCAGTAGTAGTTGGTATCCTTATTTCTATAATGATTACCTTTAACGGAGGGTTATCTAATTATTTAGGGTATTATATTTCAACCTTACTTGTCCATATAATAGGTTTAATATGTGTATTAATAGTATTAGCTATAACTAAAAATAAGATGAAATTAAAAAAAGGCACACCTCTTTATTTCTTCACTGGGGGAGCCATAGGTATATTTATTGTAATTTTCAATAGTATATGTTTCAAAAACCTAGGAGCTTCTTTAACTTTATCTCTAGCTCTACTTGGACAACTTGTGTTATCAATATTGATAGACCACCTTGGATTATTTAATATGGCAGTTCACAAATTCAAAAGTAAAAAGCTTATAGGACTTTTATTTATTTCCTTAGGGATAGTTATTATGGTTATATACTAATTTAAAAGGAGGGGTATCATGTTATATATAATTTTAGCATTTATAGGCGGGGCTCTAGTTACCTTAGCCTCTATAATAAATTCAAAGCTAGGCAAAGAAATAGGAGTTATTCAGGGTACTGTTATAAACTATACCGTAGGTTTAATATGTATACTTTTAGTCTGTCTATTTAATGGATCACTTTTTAAAATTGCAAATGAGGGCTTTTCAGGAATACCCTTATGGGCTTATTTAGGCGGTATAGTAGGCGTTGCTGTGGTAATACTCTCAAATGTAGTAATACCTAAAATAGCTGTAATATATTCCACATTATTAATTTTTATAGGCCAAATTGTTACAGGCATGATTGTAGATTCCATATTTGGAAACCCTATTTCAAGGGGAAAGTTTATAGGGTGTATATTTATTATATTAGGCTTAGCATACAACTCTAATATAGATAGAAAAGCTTTAAAAATCTAATTTATATTGAATTAACCTATTGTCAAAAGTTGTATAAAACCCATTATCATAAACATTTAATATATTCCCTTGATATTTATATTCTTTATTATCTTTTAATCTTGTTATAACACCCAAAGATGAACAAGGATTATATGCACATCCTCCAGTCTCACAAAGTATAGTCCCTTGTCCACTACCATTAATCCAATTCATAAGATAACCACCTTTCTTAATAATACTATAATTAAAAAACATGTCATCTGTACTTTTACATATTATACTTGTAATGTAAAACTATATATTTTCTTCATTTTATGTTTATCTTGTTCCATTTATTTGTTATAATGTCTTTATAAAGGTAAAGAGGTCATTAATAATGGAATGGTATAATGATTCTAATATTCTTTCAGATGCAAACTCCCATAATTCTAGTATCATGGGAGTTTGCATAGTAAATCTTTGTCTAGATTGTTTTTGCTTTGCAGTATGGTCTCCATGTGTTAAACAAAAATTTACTAAGTAAGATAAACTTGAATAAAGTAACTATGTATTAATAAATATATAGTTACTTTGCTTAAACCTATAGTTTTTATAATAGATTACTTATATAAGGGATGGTGATTGATATGAATTTAAGAATTAAAAAAAATTTATGGTTATTAGTAGGATTGATTTTCTTAGTTGGATTTGGCATAGAATTAAGTCCATTTAATGTCAGAGGAGGAGGAAATCTCCTTTTATCCATTATATGTTTAATAAATGCCTATAATACATATAAAAAAATGAAAGAAGCCAATTAATATATTCTTATACTAATTTTATTATAACATTTTCATAAAGGAGTTAATTCATATAACTATTTGATTTAAAAATCTAATTTATATTGAATTAACCTATTATCATAAATTGTATAAAACCCATTATCATAAACATTTAATATATTCCCTTGATATTTATATTCTTTATTATCTTTTAAGCTTGTTATAACACCCAAATATTTATTATCAGCAAAAATACTTCCTTTGCTATTTATAAGAATATCCTCATTATCAGCTCTAACATCTAGTGTGTTACCTTTAATTAAATTATTGCTTTCATCCATCTTATATAGATTTAATTTATTTGATTTACTATCTTCACCTTCTAAAAAATAAAGATTGCCCTCATAATCAACATTCATAAACTTACTTGTACAACTATCTCGTAAATAAAGCTTTTTATTCTCTACACTTGAATAAATATCATGTTTTTTAATATCAGTATAAAGGATGTATTCCTCATTAGGTAAAATATAAAAAGAACTTACATCCTTTATTGCTAAATCCAATTTCTTTGAATCAGCATTGCCTTTGACCTTTATTATGACTTTTTCACTCCCATTACTATATCCTATGTAAGTTATATTTTTATTAGATGTCTTTTTTATTAAATCTATTGAGTAATCGGAATCTATATTTGTAATCTTGTAAATATAATCTCTTTTATTATTTTCTATATCATATGAAGATATAATAGCATTATCCGAATTAACCTCATTACCCTTTTCAGCTATTATAATCTCTTTACCGTCCTCTGACCAATTAAAGTAATCTATCTTTTTATCCTCTTCAGGTACTATATAACTTTCTTCTCCACTTAATATATTTGTTATTTTAATACTTAAATTCTCATAATATGCTAGATATTTACCATCACAAGAAATTACCTTTTCATCTACATCCTTAGGAAGTTCTCTTGTGATGTTATTGCTGAACACATTTTCTAAATAAGTTACTTCAAAGTTATAGTTATCTACCAAGTAATACCTATCTAAAAATACTAATAACATACATTGAAGTATTATTGATATAAGAGCAATAATACTAAGTACTTTAAATTTTTTCATACATTAAACCTCACTATTTCACAATTATTCCAGAGGATAAATTTCTTGAAGACTGAGATCCCTTTGGTTCATTAACTACTTTTCCATCCTTATACATAATAACAGAATTTCCACCATCAAGATTTATAGCATTAATAGCTCCTAAATCTAACATTAATTGCTGAAGTTCAGCTATAGTTGCTCCTGCTCTAGGATGAAGATTTCCCTCAATTATAATTAAAATAATTGAACCATCAGCTCTTTGTCCGATTACACTTCTTTGACTCATGCCTCCACCCCCAATGGAATTATATCTTATGTCTACAGCCCTACCATCTTTTATTAATGTAGGGCCAAAACTTACTGCTTCTTGTACATTTAAATTGACTAATTCTTCGTATGAATAATCTCCAACTATAAGAATTCCATCTTTGTTTATAGCACAAATCTCCATTTCATCATTTAAATTAATTTCACTTTCGGCTTTTGGATATATTAATTTCCCTTCTGACATAATGATTCCTAAGGGAGTATTGGTATATTCCTCATCAAAGTTTGTCATGAAACCTCCACCATTAATTCCAGCAATAGCATTATTGTTTTTTATAATAGCTGAAATTTCCTCACCTTTTTTTCCACCCTCATCTGAATATCCAACCTTAACTCGCTTTGGATTATGTACTAACATTACATAGCCATTATATCTAGCATTATTAATCTTTAAAAAATCAATGGTTCCATCTTGAGTTTTAGATATCTTTACAGTATCCTCATTACTTTTAAGTTCTTTATCTTCATAAATTTTCTCCATTACAATATTATTAATCTTATTATTAGATATAAACTTTGTTGCTAACCACTGGTGGCTTGTACTCATAACAGCCGACCCAACATAAACCTTTCTAGCTCTCTTAAAAAGTGGTGTATGTAACAATAACATCGGAAAGGAAATAATGCTAAAAATTATAAAAAAACAAAAATAATATACATATCTCTTTTTAAACCTCTTCATTATGTCTTTCAAAACATTCCTCCATATAATATCTTTATTAAATAATATAATATTGATAGTAACATATACCTTGTGCATAATTTGTCGAATCATGGAGCTTTATATAAATATTATACATCTTATTTTTTACGTAAAAATTCAAATTAATTATTTCTATATAAATCCACTTAAAATTAGGTTAGAATAAAAAATAGTAGAAAGCATCTAACCTTTCTACTTGATATGATTCTCTAATAGTTATAGGAACTATTACCTATTTCTAGTAATATATTAATGTAATTAAGTATATAAATGTAGACTTTTATATCTACATTGGGAATATTATATGGATTATTTTCGGAGGTTTATTTGGAGAAATAGGATGGATTATATTGGTGCTTATTTTCTGTAT
It includes:
- a CDS encoding MarR family winged helix-turn-helix transcriptional regulator produces the protein MDSYNHNSLYHIFYQVIRVHYHRTHMLLDEIGVYPGQPPMLLALSKEDGQSQKELASKLNIKPATITVMLKRMEKAKLVERRQDSLDQRISRVYITEKGQEAWKDVHEVMKVIDKECFNNFTEEEQVLLRRLLIQVRDNLMDVCDKKAKCE
- a CDS encoding YitT family protein, with the translated sequence MREKGKELIFITIGNLMVASGMYFFLMPNNLATGGVNGLGLIINYYLPKFPVGSLMMIMNLILFAVGFLIIGKAFGAKTIYTSLELSGMIWILERIWPLSGSLVNDMIIELIFGILMTGIGMGIIFYQNASTGGTDIIAKIINKIFNINMGLALLMSDFTITIMAGATFGLRIGMYALLGVIINSFVIDSVIEGFDICKEVVVISSNGDKVKKYIMDGLGRGVTIYLANGGYTEQTKEVITTVLDRREVIKLNKYIKGIDKEAFIIVRSVHEAIGEGFKISI
- a CDS encoding YitT family protein, which encodes MSKVKSHREIRKEKEKEKEWYVKIINILIGSLLYSIAINAFIIPHRLLSGGVAGISLILQYVSSIPSGYWVFIINVPVFIIGYKLVNREFVVLSFIGMVSMSIFLVLTKDMVSILKIDDIFISTLAGAVISGIGMGMIFKQGASQGGTDIVAIILRRRNGMKMSTLYFALNGVIAMMGIFVTNLTLTMYTLLLMYIKSTVIDKVLNSFNKKKILLIVTSKEEEVSDCIIKKIGRGTTFLYGEGAYTGVKRKIIYCVVSENELNMVQKLVEEIDEAALISVSEAADVHGNGFLRSAI
- a CDS encoding undecaprenyl diphosphate synthase family protein gives rise to the protein MRVPNHIGIIPDGNRRWAIDKGLSKESGYESGIDPGLLLFKLCERLGIKEITYYGFTVDNTKRPREQIKAFTEACINSVDILSKEDAELIVVGNTKSPMFPKELLPYTTRRTFGKGGIKVNFLVNYSWKWDLEYLKRSKSSSNNITNQIQSSDVSKIDLIIRWGGRRRLSGFLPVQSIYSDFFIVEDYWPNFKEKHFYDAISWYDDQDITLGG
- a CDS encoding DEAD/DEAH box helicase; this translates as MLFENLNIIDPIKKALKLEGYENPTPIQEQSIPPILNGRDFLGCAQTGTGKTAAFAIPILQLMINKENPKSKSNHIKALILAPTRELAIQIGESFDSYGKYINLKTLVIFGGVSQNPQTNALKSGVDILVATPGRLIDLVNQKFIDLHRVEFFVLDEADCMLDMGMIHDVKRIITKLPVTRQNMLFSATMPNEIKKLVDSILKDPVRVAVAPVSSTIDTVDQSVYFVSKKNKRSLLIHLLEDKSIVSALVFSRTKHGANKITEDLVKSGISAQAIHGNKSQSARQLALSNFKEGKTRVLVATDIAARGIDIDHLSHVINFDLTNVPETHVHRIGRTGRAGLNGIAISFCDEEEFAYLKDIEHLTSKSIPVVEDHPYAISITSPIINNDIKKKTSSNRPSTKKSNSNNNFRKNTRKPKPKRI
- a CDS encoding sterol desaturase family protein, with the protein product MLIFLTIAFALLYSSLIEYCLHRFALHHSPKQRHIVNHHQKFHGSKTYQSKYITPKDVISNKKYIFSNILPSIPFSLILFTINQGLGLLFIITSISYTLWVEYVHYFFHKGGNSLLEHLKFFQTLKEHHRIHHCIYNTNYGIASRLWDKVFKTKK
- a CDS encoding cyclic nucleotide-binding domain-containing protein, translating into MVKINDKYKLNYYVQRYNINDIFQKDMMPYMDLISFEKNEYIYKAGDDMTYFYFLVKGKTKVYNLLKNGKSLLLKFYKPLIIVGDVEFIDKYKADSNIQAIEECLCIGITMESIRKYAIDDCKFLRYICKELGNKLSSISKHSAINLLYPLESRFASYLLATTPENKDYSKVHEIYTDKLIEIAELLGASYRHLIRVIHKLEDQNIIKKQKSSIIILNRQALDDIAEDIYEI
- a CDS encoding DMT family transporter — its product is MNSLLAVVVGILISIMITFNGGLSNYLGYYISTLLVHIIGLICVLIVLAITKNKMKLKKGTPLYFFTGGAIGIFIVIFNSICFKNLGASLTLSLALLGQLVLSILIDHLGLFNMAVHKFKSKKLIGLLFISLGIVIMVIY
- a CDS encoding DMT family transporter — translated: MLYIILAFIGGALVTLASIINSKLGKEIGVIQGTVINYTVGLICILLVCLFNGSLFKIANEGFSGIPLWAYLGGIVGVAVVILSNVVIPKIAVIYSTLLIFIGQIVTGMIVDSIFGNPISRGKFIGCIFIILGLAYNSNIDRKALKI
- a CDS encoding phosphodiester glycosidase family protein, with the protein product MKDIMKRFKKRYVYYFCFFIIFSIISFPMLLLHTPLFKRARKVYVGSAVMSTSHQWLATKFISNNKINNIVMEKIYEDKELKSNEDTVKISKTQDGTIDFLKINNARYNGYVMLVHNPKRVKVGYSDEGGKKGEEISAIIKNNNAIAGINGGGFMTNFDEEYTNTPLGIIMSEGKLIYPKAESEINLNDEMEICAINKDGILIVGDYSYEELVNLNVQEAVSFGPTLIKDGRAVDIRYNSIGGGGMSQRSVIGQRADGSIILIIIEGNLHPRAGATIAELQQLMLDLGAINAINLDGGNSVIMYKDGKVVNEPKGSQSSRNLSSGIIVK